One Parageobacillus sp. KH3-4 genomic region harbors:
- the ftsZ gene encoding cell division protein FtsZ has product MLEFDTTVDQLATIKVIGVGGGGNNAVNRMIEHGVQGVEFIAVNTDAQALNLSKAPIKLQIGAKLTRGLGAGANPEVGKKAAEESKEQIEEALKGADMVFVTAGMGGGTGTGAAPVIAQIARELGALTVGVVTRPFTFEGRKRATQAANGIAAMKEAVDTLIVIPNDRLLEIVDKNTPMLEAFREADNVLRQGVQGISDLIAVPGLINLDFADVKTIMSNKGSALMGIGIASGENRAAEAAKKAISSPLLETSIDGAQGVLMNITGGTNLSLYEVQEAADIVASASDQDVNMIFGSVINENLKDEIIVTVIATGFNENESSQSRPSRTGFGTIPKITAAPKREKREEPVQDYAALRSAQVEDPLDIPAFLRNRNRRR; this is encoded by the coding sequence ATGTTGGAGTTTGACACTACAGTTGATCAATTGGCAACAATTAAGGTGATTGGAGTTGGCGGCGGCGGCAACAACGCCGTCAATCGGATGATTGAACACGGTGTGCAAGGTGTTGAGTTTATTGCGGTGAATACAGACGCGCAAGCGTTAAATCTGTCGAAAGCACCAATAAAGCTGCAAATTGGCGCAAAATTAACGCGTGGCCTGGGGGCAGGCGCGAACCCGGAAGTGGGAAAAAAAGCGGCAGAAGAGAGCAAGGAGCAAATTGAAGAAGCGCTGAAAGGCGCCGATATGGTGTTCGTTACGGCGGGAATGGGCGGTGGAACAGGAACTGGCGCTGCTCCAGTTATTGCGCAAATCGCCCGTGAATTAGGGGCGTTGACGGTTGGTGTTGTGACTCGTCCATTCACGTTTGAAGGACGAAAACGGGCGACGCAGGCGGCAAACGGAATCGCCGCTATGAAAGAAGCGGTCGATACACTGATTGTCATTCCAAACGACCGCTTGTTGGAAATTGTTGACAAAAATACACCGATGCTCGAGGCGTTCCGTGAAGCGGATAACGTTCTGCGTCAAGGAGTACAAGGCATTTCTGACTTAATCGCAGTGCCAGGGCTTATTAACTTGGACTTTGCCGATGTGAAAACAATTATGTCCAACAAGGGCTCTGCGCTGATGGGCATCGGAATTGCAAGCGGGGAAAACCGTGCGGCAGAAGCGGCCAAAAAAGCTATTTCTAGCCCACTGTTAGAAACGTCGATTGATGGAGCGCAAGGTGTGTTAATGAACATTACCGGCGGCACGAATTTAAGCCTTTACGAAGTACAGGAAGCTGCTGATATTGTCGCATCTGCGTCTGACCAAGATGTGAATATGATTTTTGGATCAGTCATTAACGAAAACTTAAAAGATGAAATTATTGTAACGGTTATTGCGACTGGATTTAACGAAAATGAGTCGTCGCAATCGCGTCCATCCCGCACTGGATTTGGCACGATTCCGAAAATAACGGCGGCTCCTAAACGGGAAAAGCGCGAAGAACCTGTACAAGATTATGCAGCGCTGCGTTCCGCACAAGTTGAAGATCCGCTTGACATTCCTGCTTTTCTTCGCAATCGCAATCGCCGCCGCTAA